A portion of the Hypanus sabinus isolate sHypSab1 chromosome X2 unlocalized genomic scaffold, sHypSab1.hap1 SUPER_X2_unloc_25, whole genome shotgun sequence genome contains these proteins:
- the LOC132385828 gene encoding gastrula zinc finger protein XlCGF8.2DB-like, which translates to MSFTCLDCGKGFTRSSTLQRHQRVHTGERPFTCSECGKGFSDSSKLVRHYRVHTGERPVTCSECGKGFARSSQLTEHQRVHTGEKPFSCFQCGKGFTQSSHLKVHQRIHTGEKPFSCTECGKGFTDSYSLVKDCRIHTGEKPFTCSECGKGFTDSSHLVKHCRIHTGEKPFTCCECGKGFTASSNLVRHSRIHTGEKPFTCLDCGKGFSRSSGLKVHQRVHTGRCQSPVLIVGMNSLRYLN; encoded by the coding sequence ATgtcgttcacctgcttagactgtgggaagggattcactcgttcatccacactacagagacaccagcgagttcacaccggggagaggccattcacttgctctgaatgtgggaagggattcagtgacTCATCCAAACTTGTGAGAcactaccgagttcacactggggagaggccggtcacttgctctgaatgtgggaaaggatttgctcggtcatctcaactgactgaacatcagcgagttcacactggggagaaaccgttcagctgctTTCAATGTGGCAAGGGGTTCACCCAGTCATCTCAtctgaaagtacatcagcgaatccacactggggagaaaccgttcagctgcactgaatgtgggaagggattcactgattcataCTCCCTTGTGAAGGACTGCcgtattcacactggggagaagccattcacatgctctgaatgtgggaagggattcactgactcatcccaccttgtgaagcactgccgaattcacactggggagaagccgttcacgtgctgtgaatgtgggaaggggttcactgcGTCATCCAACCTGGTGAGGCACagccgaattcacactggggagaaaccgttcacctgcttagattgtggaaagggattcagtcggtcatcaGGCTTGAAAgtccatcagcgagttcacactgggcgaTGCCAGTCACCTGTTCtgattgtgggaatgaattcGCTCAGATATCTCAACTGA